A single Vigna radiata var. radiata cultivar VC1973A chromosome 8, Vradiata_ver6, whole genome shotgun sequence DNA region contains:
- the LOC106771578 gene encoding uncharacterized protein LOC106771578, with amino-acid sequence MKMASPTMGASKRRLSSRGLGGALREQRARLYIIRRCVVMLLCWHD; translated from the coding sequence atgaagatggcTAGTCCTACCATGGGAGCTTCAAAGAGAAGGCTCTCAAGCAGAGGTCTTGGAGGAGCCCTCAGGGAACAAAGGGCAAGGCTATACATAATCAGAAGGTGTGTGGTCATGCTCCTCTGCTGGCATGACTAG